The following coding sequences lie in one Oryza brachyantha chromosome 10, ObraRS2, whole genome shotgun sequence genomic window:
- the LOC102722897 gene encoding UDP-xylose transporter 1-like isoform X1: MGSSSCSRAAAAAGEEEMSSSTAATTDGAASRLGVAGALGMSVTSSVAIVICNKYLISTLGFFFATTLTSWHLMVTFCTLYVAQRLRFFEAKPIDARTVVSFGLLNGISIGLLNLCLGFNSVGFYQMTKLAIIPFTMLLETIFLSKKFSRSIKASLMVLLLGVGIASVTDLQLNLLGSIIAVLTIAATCVSQILTNQIQRRLKVSSTQLLYQSSPYQSAVLLVTGPFVDRLLTNRDVFAFSYTMQVVAFIVLSCSIAVCVNFSTFLVIGTTSPVTYQVLGHLKTCLILSFGYVLLRDPFTFRNVAGILVAIFGMGLYSFFSVSESRKKAEGPSPPLPLSSSQMGEKDAEPLLGGAAAKSSPWNEAKGVQSFDEVPRTAKTAFTRP, translated from the exons ATGGGGTCTTCGTCTTGCTCcagggccgcggcggccgccggtgaggaggagatgtcgtcgtcgacggcagcgacgacggACGGTGCCGCGTCGAGGCTCGGCGTCGCCGGTGCTCTGGGCATGTCGGTCACGTCGTCTGTGGCCATTGTCATCTGCAACAAGTACCTCATCAGCACCCTCGGCTTCTTCTTCG CAACGACGCTGACGAGCTGGCACCTCATGGTGACATTCTGCACGCTGTACGTCGCGCAGCGCCTGCGGTTCTTCGAGGCGAAGCCGATCGACGCGCGGACCGTCGTCTCCTTCGGCTTGCTGAATGGCATCTCCATTGGCCTCCTCAACCTTTGCCTTGGGTTCAACTCGGTTGGCTTCTACCAG ATGACCAAGCTGGCGATTATACCATTCACCATGCTCTTGGAAACCATCTTTCTTAGCAAGAAGTTCAG CCGGAGCATCAAGGCCTCTCTGATGGTGCTGCTCCTCGGCGTCGGCATCGCGTCGGTCACCGATCtccagctcaacctcctcggCTCGATCATCGCCGTGCTCACCATCGCCGCGACATGTGTCAGCCAGATC CTGACCAACCAAATCCAGAGGAGGCTGAAGGTGTCGTCCACGCAGCTGCTGTACCAGTCGTCGCCGTACCAGTCCGCCGTGCTGCTCGTCACCGGCCCGTTCGTCGACAGGCTCCTCACCAACCGCGACGTCTTCGCCTTCTCCTACACCATGCAAGTCGTG GCGTTCATCGTGCTGTCGTGCTCGATCGCGGTGTGCGTGAACTTCAGCACGTTCCTGGTGATCGGGACGACGTCGCCGGTGACGTACCAGGTGCTGGGCCACCTCAAGACGTGCCTCATCCTCTCCTTCGGCTACGTGCTGCTCCGGGACCCCTTCACCTTCCGCAACGTCGCCGGCATCCTCGTCGCCATCTTCGGCATGGGCCTCTACTCCTTCTTCTCCGTCTCCGAGAGCCGCAAGAAGGCCGAgggcccctcgccgccgctgccgctctcctcctcccag ATGGGGGAGAAGGACGCGGAGCCGCTGctgggcggcgcggcggcgaagagctCGCCGTGGAACGAGGCGAAGGGCGTGCAGAGCTTCGACGAGGTGCCGAGGACGGCGAAGACCGCCTTCACCCGGCCGTAA
- the LOC102722897 gene encoding UDP-xylose transporter 1-like isoform X2, with translation MSSSTAATTDGAASRLGVAGALGMSVTSSVAIVICNKYLISTLGFFFATTLTSWHLMVTFCTLYVAQRLRFFEAKPIDARTVVSFGLLNGISIGLLNLCLGFNSVGFYQMTKLAIIPFTMLLETIFLSKKFSRSIKASLMVLLLGVGIASVTDLQLNLLGSIIAVLTIAATCVSQILTNQIQRRLKVSSTQLLYQSSPYQSAVLLVTGPFVDRLLTNRDVFAFSYTMQVVAFIVLSCSIAVCVNFSTFLVIGTTSPVTYQVLGHLKTCLILSFGYVLLRDPFTFRNVAGILVAIFGMGLYSFFSVSESRKKAEGPSPPLPLSSSQMGEKDAEPLLGGAAAKSSPWNEAKGVQSFDEVPRTAKTAFTRP, from the exons atgtcgtcgtcgacggcagcgacgacggACGGTGCCGCGTCGAGGCTCGGCGTCGCCGGTGCTCTGGGCATGTCGGTCACGTCGTCTGTGGCCATTGTCATCTGCAACAAGTACCTCATCAGCACCCTCGGCTTCTTCTTCG CAACGACGCTGACGAGCTGGCACCTCATGGTGACATTCTGCACGCTGTACGTCGCGCAGCGCCTGCGGTTCTTCGAGGCGAAGCCGATCGACGCGCGGACCGTCGTCTCCTTCGGCTTGCTGAATGGCATCTCCATTGGCCTCCTCAACCTTTGCCTTGGGTTCAACTCGGTTGGCTTCTACCAG ATGACCAAGCTGGCGATTATACCATTCACCATGCTCTTGGAAACCATCTTTCTTAGCAAGAAGTTCAG CCGGAGCATCAAGGCCTCTCTGATGGTGCTGCTCCTCGGCGTCGGCATCGCGTCGGTCACCGATCtccagctcaacctcctcggCTCGATCATCGCCGTGCTCACCATCGCCGCGACATGTGTCAGCCAGATC CTGACCAACCAAATCCAGAGGAGGCTGAAGGTGTCGTCCACGCAGCTGCTGTACCAGTCGTCGCCGTACCAGTCCGCCGTGCTGCTCGTCACCGGCCCGTTCGTCGACAGGCTCCTCACCAACCGCGACGTCTTCGCCTTCTCCTACACCATGCAAGTCGTG GCGTTCATCGTGCTGTCGTGCTCGATCGCGGTGTGCGTGAACTTCAGCACGTTCCTGGTGATCGGGACGACGTCGCCGGTGACGTACCAGGTGCTGGGCCACCTCAAGACGTGCCTCATCCTCTCCTTCGGCTACGTGCTGCTCCGGGACCCCTTCACCTTCCGCAACGTCGCCGGCATCCTCGTCGCCATCTTCGGCATGGGCCTCTACTCCTTCTTCTCCGTCTCCGAGAGCCGCAAGAAGGCCGAgggcccctcgccgccgctgccgctctcctcctcccag ATGGGGGAGAAGGACGCGGAGCCGCTGctgggcggcgcggcggcgaagagctCGCCGTGGAACGAGGCGAAGGGCGTGCAGAGCTTCGACGAGGTGCCGAGGACGGCGAAGACCGCCTTCACCCGGCCGTAA